The Armigeres subalbatus isolate Guangzhou_Male unplaced genomic scaffold, GZ_Asu_2 Contig2031, whole genome shotgun sequence genome contains a region encoding:
- the LOC134203640 gene encoding RNA-binding protein spenito-like gives MGHLRKSFRKALKSSTNHHQLEDVQKRISTSSSHAIFLGLPGSTSSVASSDDASAQTRPLRNLVSYLKQKEAAGVISLLNKETEATGVLYSFPPCDFSTELLKRTCHNLTEEGLKEDHLVIVVVRGGTA, from the coding sequence atgggccacctaaggaaatcgttccgaaaagcgctgaaaagctcaacAAATCATCATCAGTTGGAAGATGTGCAGAAGCGCATATCGACGTCATCGTCGCACGCAATCTTCCTCGGCCTGCCGGGATCGACGTCATCGGTAGCATCGTCGGATGATGCCAGCGCTCAGACGCGTCCACTGCGTAATCTCGTGTCCTACctgaagcagaaagaagcggCTGGCGTTATATCCTTACTCAATAAGGAAACGGAAGCAACCGGTGTGCTCTACTCATTCCCGCCATGCGATTTTTCGACAGAATTGTTGAAACGAACATGTCACAACCTCACCGAGGAGGGACTGAAGGAAGACCATCTGGTAATCGTGGTAGTCCGAGGAGGAACCGCCTGA